A single region of the Halobacterium wangiae genome encodes:
- a CDS encoding FAD-dependent oxidoreductase, translating to MDLFEPASLGELSVPNRGAFRAVRTRFVEDGQPTGELAAHLAARAAGGAGLVVGPAQMLVHPSASGPSFVDAYEADALPGLTQVADAVHGHDARIVGQLTHTGAEAGGDWEMQPQLAPSASPSDATYEMPKTMERRDIEGIIDGFADAARNLESARFDGVELSAGPFSVLRQFLSPRYNTRTDEYGGDWPARARFVNETLAAVSDAIDGPVGLHLSLAELEYGGYEFDDVPRILEVVEGFDYLSCTVGTNTSYNQTHAGVSVVEPELLGPIETAAAEVDVPVVGRLPFTTVSDADALFDAGADFVSFTRQLLADERTLSKAAGGERVDRCIQCNQKCLEGVYGHAHGGHVECVVNPRTGRESELSALEDVEPAALPQRVLVVGGGPVGLRFAAVAADRGHDVTLREASDSLGGQLGLAAQGMLEPLARSAEDLEAAVREAGVDVQLDAPVAAEDVDRSWDAVVVATGATRPDTETYDFEGDVVNAFDVLAGAAVGDDVLLFDENRWVITMQVGLELLARGATVEMVSSDHYPGFRTEQPNLPGFVSALQGEGATFTGNHTVDAVDPDGTVTLRNTLTGATDTRIPDTVVVAGRRQADESLYLELDERRDDVYRVGDAVSPRKLDRAYYDGELLARRL from the coding sequence ATGGATCTCTTCGAGCCGGCGTCGCTGGGGGAGCTCTCGGTCCCCAACCGGGGGGCGTTCAGAGCGGTGCGCACTCGGTTCGTCGAGGACGGACAGCCCACCGGCGAACTCGCGGCCCACCTCGCAGCGCGCGCCGCGGGCGGTGCCGGCCTCGTCGTCGGGCCCGCCCAGATGCTCGTCCACCCGTCGGCGAGCGGACCCTCCTTCGTCGACGCCTACGAGGCCGACGCACTCCCGGGGCTGACGCAGGTCGCAGACGCGGTCCACGGACACGACGCCCGCATCGTCGGCCAGCTCACCCACACGGGTGCCGAGGCGGGCGGCGACTGGGAGATGCAGCCCCAGCTCGCACCGTCTGCGTCCCCCTCCGACGCCACCTACGAGATGCCGAAGACGATGGAGCGCCGGGACATCGAGGGCATAATCGACGGCTTCGCCGACGCCGCGCGGAACCTCGAGAGTGCGCGCTTCGACGGCGTCGAACTGTCCGCCGGCCCGTTCTCCGTGCTCCGGCAGTTCCTCTCCCCGCGGTACAACACCCGCACCGACGAGTACGGCGGCGACTGGCCCGCCCGCGCGCGGTTCGTCAACGAGACACTCGCCGCTGTCTCGGACGCCATCGACGGGCCGGTGGGACTCCACCTCTCGCTGGCGGAACTCGAGTACGGCGGCTACGAGTTCGACGACGTCCCCCGCATCCTGGAGGTGGTCGAGGGGTTCGACTACCTCTCGTGTACGGTCGGGACGAACACCTCATACAACCAGACGCATGCCGGCGTCTCCGTCGTCGAGCCGGAACTGCTCGGTCCCATCGAGACGGCGGCCGCGGAAGTGGACGTCCCGGTGGTCGGGCGGCTCCCGTTCACTACCGTCAGCGACGCCGACGCGCTGTTCGACGCCGGCGCCGACTTCGTGAGTTTCACGCGGCAACTGCTGGCCGACGAACGGACCCTGTCGAAGGCCGCCGGTGGCGAGCGCGTCGACCGGTGCATCCAGTGCAACCAGAAGTGCCTCGAGGGCGTCTACGGACACGCCCACGGCGGCCACGTCGAGTGCGTCGTCAACCCGCGGACCGGGCGGGAGTCCGAGCTCTCGGCGCTCGAGGACGTCGAACCCGCGGCACTCCCCCAGCGCGTCCTCGTCGTCGGTGGCGGACCGGTGGGCCTGCGGTTCGCCGCGGTAGCCGCGGACCGCGGCCACGACGTGACGCTCCGCGAGGCCAGCGACAGTCTCGGTGGCCAGCTCGGGCTCGCCGCTCAGGGGATGCTCGAACCGCTCGCCCGGTCTGCCGAGGACCTCGAAGCCGCGGTCCGGGAGGCCGGTGTCGACGTCCAGCTGGACGCTCCCGTCGCCGCGGAGGACGTCGACCGGTCGTGGGACGCGGTGGTCGTCGCGACGGGCGCCACGCGCCCGGACACCGAGACGTACGACTTCGAGGGCGACGTCGTGAACGCCTTCGATGTGCTGGCTGGCGCCGCGGTCGGCGACGACGTCCTGCTCTTCGACGAGAACCGCTGGGTGATCACGATGCAGGTCGGGCTGGAACTGCTTGCGCGCGGGGCGACCGTCGAGATGGTCTCCAGCGACCACTACCCGGGGTTCCGAACGGAGCAACCGAACCTGCCCGGGTTCGTCTCGGCGCTCCAGGGGGAGGGCGCGACGTTCACGGGGAACCACACGGTGGACGCCGTCGACCCCGACGGGACGGTCACGCTCCGGAACACGCTGACTGGGGCCACGGACACCCGAATTCCCGACACGGTCGTCGTCGCAGGGCGGCGGCAGGCCGACGAGTCGCTCTACCTCGAACTCGACGAGCGCCGGGACGACGTCTACCGCGTGGGCGACGCGGTCTCCCCCCGGAAACTCGACCGCGCGTACTACGACGGCGAACTGCTCGCCCGCCGCCTGTAG